The nucleotide sequence ACGTTCGAGGGCTGCCCGCCCAAGTCCGCGGGTAGACCGCACGAGGCCGGCGGCAACGCCGGCCCTAGATGGATGGCCGTCTCCCCGGCCGCCGCGAGGCGACCGGGCGACAGAACCCGGCGTACAGCCCGACTCGTCTGCCGCCAGGGGCCCTATGGCCAGGGAAATTGCTGGTCAGGGGCCCTTTTTTCGTTAGCCGAAGGGCTTTACCAGACCCTGGTCCGTACCGGTTCAAACCGGTACACGCGGCTGTGAACGTAGCCACGAAGGTAGCCACCCATGCGGCCACTGCGGGCACTTGTCCTGATCAATGGGCTTGTCTTGGCCTTGTCGAGGTGCCCGTACACCGTCCGGCGCTGAGCGGGCAGCGCCAGCCCACCAAGATCATCGCTTGGCGGGCTGGCGTATCTGTGCCATGCCCCCGCTTCAGATGCAGATCACGATCTTTCCGCGTGTGCGTCCGCGCTCGGCGTGCGCGTGGGCGTCGGCGATCCGCTCCAGGGGGTAGCTCTGTTCGATACGGGGTGTGTAGCGGCCCTGCCGGCCCAGTTCCGCGGCTGCGGACAGGAGGGTGGAGTCGTTGTCCGCGTTGACCACATGCGTGCCCAGGCGCTGCCCGCCTGCGTGGTCGGCGACGGTCGCGACGCGCGTCGGGTCGCCCGTGATCGCGACGAGGTCGTCCAGGGATCCGGAGGCCGCGGTGTCGAGCGCGATGTCGACGCCGTGCGGAGTGAGGGCGGAGAGGCGCTGCTCGAGGCCGGGGCCGTAGGTGGTGGGAACGGCGCCGAGAGAGGTGAGGAACTCGTGGTTGCGTTCGCTGGCTGTCCCGATCACGGTGGCACCTTGTGCCACCGCGATCTCGACTGCCGCGCTGCCCACGCCTCCGGCGGCTCCCTCGACGAGAAGGGTGCGTCTCGCGAGGGAGCCGAGCGCGTTCAGGCCACGCATCGCGGTCACGGACGCGAGACCGGCGCCCGCGGCCTGCTCATCGTTCCACGTGTCGGGGGCGTGGGCCCAGGCCGAGAGGATGACCAGCTCTGCGGTTGCGCCGGTGACACCGCCCAGCCCGAAAACGCGGTCGCCGATGCTCACCCCCTGCACTCCGTCACCGATTTCGTCGACCACGCCGGCGGCGTCGCGCCCTGGAATGGCGGGCAGCTCCAGGGGAATCAGCTGGTGCAGGGCGCCGGAGCGCAGCTTCCAGTCGATGGGATTGACGCTGGCCGCCGCGACCCGGACACGTATCTCGCCAAGTCCGGGGTGGGGCTCGGGGGCCTGCTCGATCACCAGGCTCTCCGCTCCGCCGTATTCATGGAAGCGGGCTGCACGCATAATGTCCTGCCTTACCTTTATAGGTCGAAATGATGGTGTTCATTCGATACCCGTTACTCTCAACCTGACGTCGACGTGAGGCGCAAATCGGCAAGCCGGCAGCCTTCCGGCCAGAGGAGCACGGGTACGGATCGGTGAGGTTGCCGAGCAGGCGGGCAGCCACCCGCCCCGAAAACCACGATCCTGCCCAACGTCGGAATACTGCCCGTCGAGTCGATGCTCCGGAAGATATCCAGAAGGTCGGTCACCAACTGGATACCAAGACCGGAGACGGGAGACCCTCGATGACGCAACAGCCACCGCTGCCACCCGACTTGTTCGACGAGCTGTGCCCGTCCTCGCTGCTGCCTTTCCGCTTCGGTGACAAATGGGCACCCCTGGTCCTCCGCTGTCTGGAAGACGGCCCGCGCAGATACTCCGAACTCCGCGTGCCACTGGGCCGCGTCACCCCGAAGGCGCTCACCCAGTCGCTCCGCGGCTTGGAGCGGAACGGGTTCGTGTCACGCACGGTGCACGCCGACCCGAAACTGCGGGTGGAGTACGCGCTGACACCGCTGGGCCGCAGCACGCTGGAGCCGCTGGCCGCCGCGTGCCGATGGGCGACCGAGCACTGGGACGAGCTGCTCGACGCACGCGAGGGCGGCTCGGGCGGCTTCTCCTCCATCGGCTGACTCGAAACTGCGTTGGCGCGTGTCGCGCCGGATGAGCCGCACCTCTGTGTTGTACCGAGCGGGTTCTCCTCCCAGCGCGGCCTGACCCACGGCGGATTCCCCACCTGAAGATC is from Streptomyces sp. NBC_01314 and encodes:
- a CDS encoding NADP-dependent oxidoreductase encodes the protein MRAARFHEYGGAESLVIEQAPEPHPGLGEIRVRVAAASVNPIDWKLRSGALHQLIPLELPAIPGRDAAGVVDEIGDGVQGVSIGDRVFGLGGVTGATAELVILSAWAHAPDTWNDEQAAGAGLASVTAMRGLNALGSLARRTLLVEGAAGGVGSAAVEIAVAQGATVIGTASERNHEFLTSLGAVPTTYGPGLEQRLSALTPHGVDIALDTAASGSLDDLVAITGDPTRVATVADHAGGQRLGTHVVNADNDSTLLSAAAELGRQGRYTPRIEQSYPLERIADAHAHAERGRTRGKIVICI
- a CDS encoding winged helix-turn-helix transcriptional regulator, producing the protein MTQQPPLPPDLFDELCPSSLLPFRFGDKWAPLVLRCLEDGPRRYSELRVPLGRVTPKALTQSLRGLERNGFVSRTVHADPKLRVEYALTPLGRSTLEPLAAACRWATEHWDELLDAREGGSGGFSSIG